In Mercurialis annua linkage group LG6, ddMerAnnu1.2, whole genome shotgun sequence, the following are encoded in one genomic region:
- the LOC126686352 gene encoding DENN domain and WD repeat-containing protein SCD1: MARIFEYFVMCGVGPELRTLDGNKGYHGTSGVMYLPSLLDQYPPDNHSLYPPPPPQLPTCVLPAGVEFYSSGFDLNDTSSFPRSYPIVLTEGDGSKIYVSCIAFRDPVSEDIAEAYRIPANSYADKCICLVSRSPSFRVLRNALEEIFALCFSSSGSSKQLWDVIAYMVSNVPLPTPGRERVLFAIENCLLSVEAPPKDGLPHADISFQPLVQCLDVDNLIKFFTAVLLERRILLRSNKYSILTLVSEAICHLLYPFRWQHVYIPLLFFSGVDYIDAPTPYMMGLHSDVDTSLLAMDGVVIVDLEYNRITTTEEIPPIPEPELSSLRGELLKFLFPNVMEIDQMKAGVFSLAEQHSKNCNKPWGEDHDLQLRLIFFKFFASILGGYRNFVENSATQAFNTQAFLKKRSRSTNQPPDSMITQFLDSHGFLDYLERGVGSDENSLNLLDKLQDAIGRGQNPTSILPSSLIEPEIITISDQDVGTSGSGAKYTYDRFPANIRSEEQEEKRKQILAAASGAFEYIKHAPSSPSVQVGKDSLSPMERAAERELMVLDIKVKLQGLWLRLLKLGATDDPLSSFEYGTILALIESDAEGIGGSGFVECIREHIHSGWQCQLTDEQFIAVKELLKTAISRATSRNDVSTIRDALEVSAEMYKKDANNVPDYVQRHLISLSIWEELRFWEGYFDHLMEHSLSKSANYAALVTTQLILVASHMAGLGLPDTDAWYMVETIAERNNIGYKQLIKLRGFLSHVQQLRIGYWGISSVKAPSLSFHGLSSPRPKDVTDDNQQPAEASVIGRSWVQSMFSRDSSRSNSFTRVRKWTSDGTSAANDNGTPRKQDLSAAGQKKIQTNVRVLRGHSGSITALHCVTRREVWDLVGDREDAGFFISGSTDCMVKIWDPSTRGSELRATLKGHTRTVRAISSDRGKVVSGSDDQSVIVWDKQTSQLLEELKGHNAQVSCVRMLSGERVLTSSHDGTVKMWDVRTDACVATVGRVPSAVLCMEYDDSTGILAAAGRDAVANIWDIRSGRQMHKLLGHTKWIRSIRMVGDTLVTGSDDWTARVWSVSRGTCDAVLACHAGPILCVEYSMSDRGIITGSSDGLLRFWEIEEGGIRCVKNVTIHAASILSINAGEHWLGIGAADNSMSLFQRPQERLGGLSSAGSKMSGWQLYRTPQKNVAMVRCVASDLERKRICSGGRNGVLRLWEATINI, translated from the exons ATGGCGCGGATCTTCGAGTATTTCGTGATGTGTGGAGTAGGACCAGAGCTAAGAACCCTAGATGGAAACAAAGGATATCATGGAACATCGGGAGTAATGTATTTGCCTTCTCTTCTTGATCAATATCCGCCTGATAATCACTCTCTTTATCCTCCGCCGCCGCCTCAGCTTCCCACT TGTGTTCTTCCGGCTGGCGTAGAGTTTTATTCGTCTGGATTTGATCTTAATGACACTTCTAGCTTTCCTCGGAGCTATCCTATTGTTTTAACtg AGGGTGAcggatcaaaaatttatgttaGTTGCATTGCTTTTCGAGATCCAGTTAGTGAGGATATTGCTGAAGCTTATCGTATACCAGCTAATTCCTATGCGGacaaatgtatatgtcttgttTCACGGTCACCTAGTTTCCGTGTTCTCCGTAATGCACTAGAAGAGATATTTGCACTTTGTTTTTCCTCCAGTGGGAGCAG TAAGCAGTTATGGGATGTTATAGCATACATGGTGTCCAATGTACCTTTGCCTACACCTGGAAGGGAACGAGTCTTGTTTGCTATTGAGAATTGTTTGCTCTCTGTGGAGGCTCCACCAAAAGATGGACTCCCTCATGCTGAT ATATCATTTCAGCCACTGGTACAATGCTTGGATGTTGACAACTTGATCAAATTTTTTACTGCTGTGTTGCTTGAGAGGCGGATTTTACTTCGATCAAATAA GTACTCGATCTTAACTCTAGTATCAGAGGCCATTTGCCATTTACTTTATCCTTTCAGATGGCAG CATGTCTACATTCCATTACTATTTTTCAGTGGAGTAGACTATATTGATGCTCCTACACCATACATGATGGGTCTCCATTCAGATGTTGATACGTCTCTTCTTGCTATGGATGGC GTGGTTATTGTAGACCTTGAGTATAACCGAATTACCACTACAGAGGAAATACCCCCTATCCCAGAGCCCGAATTAAGTTCTTTGCGGGGTGAGCTATTGAAgtttttgtttcctaatgttatGGAGATTGATCAAATGAAGGCTGGAGTCTTTAGTTTAGCTGAGCAACATTCAAAAAATTGCAACAAGCCCTGGGGAGAAGATCATGACCTCCAACTTAG GTTAATATTCTTCAAGTTCTTTGCATCAATTTTAGGTGGCTACCGCAATTTTGTT GAAAATAGTGCAACTCAGGCTTTCAACACACAAGCATTCCTGAAGAAGCGTTCTCGGTCGACAAATCAGCCACCAGATTCCatg ATAACACAATTTTTAGACTCTCATGGTTTCTTAGATTACCTAGAGAGAGGTGTGGGTTCTGATGAGAATAGTCTTAATCTTCTCGATAAGTTGCAAGATGCAATTGGAAGGGGTCAAAATCCTACTTCGATTCTACCTTCATCGTTGATAGAGCCTGAGATTATCACTATATCAGATCAAGATGTGGGAACGTCAG GATCAGGTGCCAAATATACATATGATAGGTTTCCTGCAAACATTAGATCTGAAGAGCAAGAGGAGAAGAGAAAACAGATTCTTGCAGCAGCAAGTGGAGCATTTGAATACATAAAGCATGCTCCTAG CTCACCGTCTGTGCAAGTTGGTAAGGACTCTCTTAGTCCAATGGAGAGAGCT GCAGAAAGGGAGCTCATGGTTTTGGACATCAAAGTTAAGCTGCAG GGTTTGTGGTTGCGCCTTTTGAAACTGGGAGCTACTGATGATCCACTTTCTTCATTTGAATATGGCACAATCCTTG CTCTCATTGAGTCAGATGCAGAGGGAATTGGTGGCAGCGGGTTTGTTGAGTGTATAAGGGAGCATATTCACTCA GGATGGCAATGTCAGCTGACTGATGAACAGTTTATCGCTGTGAAAGAATTG CTTAAAACAGCGATTAGTCGTGCAACATCCCGGAATGACGTGTCTACAATTAGAGATGCGCTTGAAGTATCTGCTGAGATGTATAAAAAGGATGCTAATAATGTTCCTGACTATGTTCAGCGCCATCTCATTTCTCTGTCCATTTGGGAGGAGCTACG GTTCTGGGAAGGCTACTTCGACCATCTAATGGAGCATTCATTAAGCAA GTCGGCCAATTATGCAGCTTTAGTCACTACGCAGCTAATTTTGGTGGCTTCCCACATG GCCGGATTGGGGCTGCCTGATACTGATGCTTGGTACATGGTTGAGACTATAGCAGAGAGGAACAACATTGGTTACAAGCAGCTG ATTAAACTTCGAGGATTTCTGTCACACGTCCAGCAACTCCGTATTGGTTACTGGGGAATCTCATCCGTGAAGGCCCCATCTTTGTCATTCCATGGATTGTCATCCCCACGTCCAAAGGATGTTACCGATGACAATCAGCAACCTGCTGAGGCCTCTGTTATCGGCAGGAGCTGGGTTCAAAGTATGTTTAGCAGAGACTCATCAAGATCTAACTCTTTTACTCGTGTTCGTAAATGGACTTCTGATGGCACCTCAG CTGCAAATGATAATGGAACTCCTCGGAAACAAGATCTATCTGCTGCTGGGCAAAAGAAAATTCAGACCAATGTCCGTGTACTCAGGGGTCACAGTGGTTCTATAACTGCTTTACATTGCGTAACACGAAGAGAGGTGTGGGATCTGGTCGGTGATCGTGAAGATGCTGGATTCTTTATCAGCGGAAGCACAGATTGTATG GTCAAAATTTGGGATCCCAGTACTCGTGGTTCTGAACTTCGGGCAACTCTGAAAGGGCACACAAG AACTGTTCGGGCTATAAGTTCCGATCGAGGAAAGGTGGTATCTGGATCTGATGACCAGTCTGTCATTGTATGGGATAAGCAAACATCACAGCTTCTGGAAGAGCTGAAGGGCCATAATGCACAG GTCAGCTGTGTCCGAATGTTGTCAGGTGAACGTGTCCTTACGTCTTCCCATGATGGAACAGTGAAGATGTGGGATGTTCGAACTGATGCCTGTGTAGCAACAGTTGGCCGTGTCCCTAGTGCAGTCTTATGCATGGAATATGACGATTCCACTGGAATCTTGGCCGCTGCTGGCAGAGATGC GGTAGCAAACATCTGGGATATCCGATCTGGTAGGCAAATGCACAAGCTGTTAGGGCATACAAAATGGATTAG GTCAATTAGGATGGTTGGAGACACACTGGTTACTGGTAGTGATGATTGGACGGCAAGAGTGTGGTCCGTTTCTCGAGGAACATGTGATGCTGTTTTAGCATGCCATGCTGGTCCAATTTTATGTGTCGAATACTCTATGTCTGACCGAGGGATAATAACAG GTTCAAGTGATGGGCTACTACGATTTTGGGAAATTGAGGAAG GAGGAATAAGATGCGTGAAGAATGTAACAATTCATGCTGCTTCAATATTGTCTATAAATGCTGGGGAGCACTGGTTGGGAATAGGAGCTGCTGACAATTCCATGTCTCTGTTCCAACGACCACAAGAGAGATTAGGTGGTCTCTCTAGCGCTGGCTCAAAGATGTCTGGGTGGCAGCTTTATAGAACGCCACAAAAGAATGTGGCTATG